AAAAACCAATTCAAATCACGTCCTGAAACTTCTTCTAAAGCTAAGCGTAATTGTACAGCCTCTGCTTTTCCGTATTCATTGTCTTTTAGGTATTTATTCAATCCTTTGAAGAAAGCGTCATCACCTAAGAAATTTCGTAACATATGTAAGATTAACCCTCCTTTGTTGTACGAAACGCCATCAAACATATCTTCGCGCGAATTGTAGTGAATTCGAACCAATTTTTTTGTTGGTCCATCGCCTTGTTTGTAGCCAAACATTTCGTTGTAGCGATGTTCATCTGCTTTCTCTTTCCCGTATTTATGTTCAAACCACAAATATTCTGAATAGTTTGCAAACGATTCATTAACAGTTAGATTTCCCCAACTTTCAGCCGTTACTAAATCACCAAACCAATGGTGAAATAATTCGTGGGCAATTACATATTCAGCCGTGTTTTCGTCGATTAATTGCCCCGCTTTTTGTTGAACACCATCATGAAACAACGATGCAGTTGTATTTTCCATTGCTCCAGAAACGTACTCGCGAGCGGTCATTTGTGCATATTTGTCCCAAGGATAAGGATAGTTTAGTTTATCAGAAAAGAACTGGATCATTTCTGGCGTATTTCCAAAAATTTGCTTCGCAACATCTTTATATTCAGGCTCTACATAATAATCAACATTGATATTTTTCCATTTATCGTTGATTACTGCATAATCTCCAATTCCGAAAAAGAATAAATAAGGCGCATGTTTTTTATCAAATTTCCAATAATCAGTTTTTGTTCCGTCTGTATTTTTCTTCGAAGATTTCATCGTTCCGTTTGATAATGAAACGTATTTATCAGGATATGTTAAGGTAATTTCTTGCGAAGTTTTTTGATTTGTTTTGTCAATTGTTGGGAACCAACAAGAAGAAGATTCAGTTTCGCCTTGTGTCCAAATCTGAGTTGGATAGTTTGCACGATCTCCCTTAGCATTGATAAAATAAACTCCTTTTGCATCATTTATAGCTGCACTTCCTTCTTGTTTTACTTCATTTGGTCGCGCTGTATAGTTGATGTAAAGAGTGTATTCTTGATCTTTTTTGTATTCTTTGTCTAAATCGATGACTAATTGTAAATCGTCGTATTTGTAATTTAATTTTTTCTTTGTTGCACCATTTACCAAAGCAACTTCGTGAATCAACATTGCTTTTGCATCCAAAGTAACCTTAGAAGTTGAATAGAAATGTGGTTTTAAAGTAACCCAAGCTTCACCCAAAACGTGTTCTTTCGCATAATCAAATTTCAAATCTAATTTTGTATGAACAAGGTTATTGAT
This portion of the Empedobacter stercoris genome encodes:
- a CDS encoding M1 family metallopeptidase, coding for MKKRILWLTSAFIISSLTHAQVMTPPPSYNEKQTNQIDIYRAEAERINNLVHTKLDLKFDYAKEHVLGEAWVTLKPHFYSTSKVTLDAKAMLIHEVALVNGATKKKLNYKYDDLQLVIDLDKEYKKDQEYTLYINYTARPNEVKQEGSAAINDAKGVYFINAKGDRANYPTQIWTQGETESSSCWFPTIDKTNQKTSQEITLTYPDKYVSLSNGTMKSSKKNTDGTKTDYWKFDKKHAPYLFFFGIGDYAVINDKWKNINVDYYVEPEYKDVAKQIFGNTPEMIQFFSDKLNYPYPWDKYAQMTAREYVSGAMENTTASLFHDGVQQKAGQLIDENTAEYVIAHELFHHWFGDLVTAESWGNLTVNESFANYSEYLWFEHKYGKEKADEHRYNEMFGYKQGDGPTKKLVRIHYNSREDMFDGVSYNKGGLILHMLRNFLGDDAFFKGLNKYLKDNEYGKAEAVQLRLALEEVSGRDLNWFFNQWYFENGHPKLTFVSDYSSVNKKVKVVVRQDTSKLFEFPFAIDIVENGKTTRQQVWVPKKAETVFEFDVNQKPEVVIPNADQVLLADIDDKKPVEDFITQYKAGKGNYTTRLLAIEAMANAQATNPKAADALINVLDDSFDGLRIYAIQRLDTKSKTIIDKATSKLKQLASNDPKTLVQSAALNALNDASIYEAALFEKASKSPSFSVQGAALTGILKNNPSKINEITTNLENEVIKSSPDLAMALVPTWIKNNQFDKAVLISESAAMYEFVKFQDIEKGKVAEQAFNWIMNNDTPDATAEITKTYARYYPYLKEQNPQAGQAIKMMAEKALQIKTNTAKTMKSASILKQVEQLQEAINKMK